In Scylla paramamosain isolate STU-SP2022 chromosome 19, ASM3559412v1, whole genome shotgun sequence, a single genomic region encodes these proteins:
- the LOC135109837 gene encoding uncharacterized protein LOC135109837 — MLSGPGFGMYSNSPTISDLPVIPIGLDRFGVRTFPTPFVHIERWSMVWGCLPVTYSFPDRTWKLSPFLTVWILCGVGFNIPCFYDCLMASIGGDNSLTLYVMILIVAVMSVSAIAMHVLSLIFHKEWAMFLNGWMVYERKFPTLTTGVHSYKLTVPLYVGFVICVLFFVVNILNELRFNLINNDGVGRMLSLVYVYVIYSFTLSMPVLWVVMASKVFVLCLCHIRQELECILECAKFGLTCTSNIQKCIAAGDISLLQEAVLELRRIIRAFKTIIGPFMLVMVPHHIISLICFLYWTLVSTLDYTDWYFPLSFGLLSVQAIAPIFCGAIYSEQIQTEKDSLIEPLLMLKGTMKDQEAKDQMATLIDHITRMDAQIEGRGFFILNKGMATTVVNTVVTYLVVLIQFYGSNTG, encoded by the exons ATGCTGTCAGGCCCCGGATTCGGCATGTACTCCAACAGCCCCACCATATCCGACCTTCCAGTGATCCCCATCGGCCTGGACAGGTTCGGCGTCAGGACATTTCCGACGCCCTTCGTGCACATCGAGCGCTGGAGCATGGTGTGGGGCTGCCTGCCCGTCACCTACAGCTTCCCGGACCGCACCTGGAAGCTGTCGCCCTTCCTCACTGTGTGGATCCTGTGCGGCGTGGGCTTCAACATCCCCTGCTTCTATGACTGCCTCATGGCCTCCATCGGGGGCGACAACAGCCTCACCTTGTACGTGATGATCCTGATCGTGGCCGTGATGAGCGTGTCGGCCATCGCCATGCACGTGCTCTCCCTCATCTTCCACAAGGAGTGGGCCATGTTCCTCAATGGCTGGATGGTGTACGAGAGAAAATTCCCGACACTAACAACGGGTGTGCACTCTTACAAGCTGACTGTGCCTCTGTACGTCGGATTCGTTATCTGTGTCCTCTTCTTCGTGGTGAACATTCTCAACGAGCTTCGCTTCAACCTGATCAACAATGACGGTGTAGGGCGCATGCTGTCCCTGGTGTACGTGTACGTCATCTACAGCTTCACGCTCTCCATGCCCGTGTTGTGGGTGGTCATGGCCTCCAAAGTGTTCGTGCTGTGCCTCTGTCACATCAGACAGGAACTCGAGTGTATTCTGGAGTGCGCCAAGTTCGGGCTAACCTGCACCTCCAACATCCAGAAGTGCATCGCGGCGGGGGACATAAGTCTGCTGCAGGAGGCCGTGCTGGAGCTGCGGCGTATCATTCGTGCATTCAAGACCATCATCGGCCCGTTCATGTTGGTGATGGTCCCCCACCACATTATCTCGCTCATCTGCTTCCTCTACTGGACGCTTGTCTCCACCCTCGACTACACGGACTGGTACTTCCCCCTCAGCTTTGGCCTCCTCTCCGTGCAGGCCATCGCCCCCATCTTCTGCGGCGCTATTTACAGCGAGCAGATCCAAACTGAG AAAGACTCACTGATCGAGCCTCTCCTGATGCTCAAGGGAACAATGAAGGACCAGGAAGCCAAAGACCAG ATGGCAACCCTTATTGACCACATCACCCGCATGGATGCCCAAATTGAGGGACGAGGGTTTTTCATCCTCAACAAGGGAATGGCCACCACA GTTGTGAACACAGTGGTGACTTACCTGGTGGTGCTGATCCAGTTCTATGGCAGCAACACTGGCTAA